From the Candidatus Eremiobacteraceae bacterium genome, one window contains:
- a CDS encoding deoxyguanosinetriphosphate triphosphohydrolase, with product MSTTLSIREELEGREAAMLSPYATLAKDSKGRRTPEPQDPIRTCFQRDRDRIIHSKAFRRLMHKTQVFLSPLGDHYRTRMTHSLEVMQLSRSIARGLSLNEDLAEAIALGHDLGHSPFGHAGEDALTQVWSQYESGARFIHSEQSLRVVELLERRGDKVGLNLTLEVLDGIAKHSKHKGALAGHADIPSTLEGQIVRYADRLAYINHDIDDAVRAGIIIERDLPAKAITVLGHRGPIRIATVVEDMIAECRGKNEIRLSEPVLEAVETIKEFMFKRVYFNDDAKREEPKAQHVVKQLFAYYIDHPGELPEMYREAPLASDSLPRRVCDYVAGFTDRFAIKQFIALFPDSASSAPREWDV from the coding sequence ATGAGTACGACATTGTCCATCAGAGAAGAGCTCGAGGGTCGCGAGGCGGCGATGCTATCGCCATATGCCACGCTTGCCAAGGATTCCAAGGGCAGGCGCACGCCCGAGCCCCAGGACCCGATCCGCACCTGCTTCCAACGCGACCGCGACCGCATCATCCACAGCAAAGCCTTCCGGCGGCTGATGCACAAGACGCAAGTGTTCTTGTCGCCGCTGGGCGACCACTATCGCACGCGCATGACGCACTCACTGGAGGTCATGCAGCTCTCGCGCTCAATCGCTAGAGGCTTGAGCCTCAACGAAGATCTGGCCGAAGCGATCGCGCTCGGCCACGACCTCGGGCACTCGCCGTTCGGCCATGCCGGCGAAGACGCGCTCACGCAAGTGTGGTCGCAGTACGAGTCCGGCGCGCGCTTCATCCATTCGGAGCAGAGCCTGCGCGTGGTCGAGCTGCTCGAGCGCCGCGGCGACAAGGTCGGCCTCAACCTGACGCTCGAGGTGCTCGACGGCATCGCCAAGCACAGCAAGCATAAAGGCGCGCTGGCCGGCCATGCGGACATCCCCTCGACGCTCGAGGGCCAGATCGTGCGCTACGCCGACCGCTTGGCCTACATCAATCACGATATCGACGACGCGGTGCGCGCCGGCATCATCATCGAGCGCGATCTGCCTGCCAAGGCGATCACCGTGCTGGGTCACCGCGGGCCGATCCGCATCGCCACCGTCGTCGAGGACATGATCGCCGAGTGCCGCGGCAAGAACGAGATCCGCCTGTCCGAGCCAGTGCTCGAGGCGGTCGAGACGATAAAGGAGTTCATGTTCAAGCGCGTCTATTTCAACGACGACGCCAAACGAGAGGAACCCAAGGCGCAGCACGTGGTGAAGCAGCTGTTCGCGTACTACATCGATCATCCGGGCGAACTGCCCGAGATGTATCGGGAAGCGCCGCTGGCGAGCGATTCGCTGCCGCGGCGCGTCTGCGACTACGTGGCCGGCTTCACCGATCGTTTTGCGATCAAACAGTTCATCGCGCTCTTCCCCGATTCGGCGAGCTCGGCGCCGCGGGAATGGGACGTGTGA